A stretch of Acidobacteriota bacterium DNA encodes these proteins:
- a CDS encoding DUF433 domain-containing protein, whose protein sequence is MSDLGISTAAIVARIDAGESPADLAADYRISEAAITDAIVYERAA, encoded by the coding sequence CTGAGCGACCTCGGCATCTCGACCGCGGCCATCGTCGCCCGCATCGATGCGGGAGAAAGCCCTGCCGACCTCGCGGCTGACTACAGGATCAGCGAGGCCGCCATCACGGACGCGATCGTCTACGAGCGAGCGGCTTGA
- a CDS encoding patatin-like phospholipase family protein, producing MTGASAGNVNALVAAVNWCTRSAQGETEIPAEKSLFWTFWVNTGVEELMPAVWKDNPEPAIFDRRFFLDRQRKQLDEFLIGATLWSRCGLPVGLTMTKQTPAELRLSETGGATRVQRFAGVFEINTIGNKLTVMAPVDAEGAAGALGALAMPPKDANCAGEAHGLDWAFNTMMASSSFPVVFAPRRVCYEASGLNAEGVQRDLFADGGVFDNNPAGLALGLGDTYSKAQFSRLPFASQQVVKELKDVDVFYTTATNPRGPLREARRSTAPQQDVFGLAGTLRLFSGGVSAAREYELQTLMRQVQRDERLLKLPRTVRFFPSSRSGEIVGETLAGFGAFLGRPFREYDFYSGIYDGLYFMAKYACGEEPECDPKDAVRNWIFSDLLKLSEDARLVVEWRKALEESPGVPMLYEDWKGRLKTPAQKLLFAIHTQISNLAARRGVQDAQSCSGPRDMIGGILCGGGMDRILGGLANDKRIESVLEDKKSGVAPAFVELLKAPRRTVNSLIEEAMGRLHYQETELRREQAEYGSWVEAALLVYRGQSYRYRTGLKWNPSSGHVEGGSFQGFAASAANIALPNYVTVGMFGDKERRPQLTFGWRPLVWRPSEKFYLGSVVEFANLDERTLQWRQNTYGFTLGSYAVPLPVAKSLELGWLSTRVAGGDRDHFLSATFRMLADKVHVNVRVKTARPGRAVYVNAGISDVNGLFFWWFR from the coding sequence GTGACTGGAGCCTCGGCCGGCAACGTCAATGCGCTAGTGGCGGCCGTCAACTGGTGCACTCGGTCGGCCCAGGGAGAGACCGAGATTCCAGCTGAAAAGTCTCTGTTTTGGACCTTCTGGGTGAACACCGGCGTTGAAGAACTGATGCCTGCGGTTTGGAAAGACAATCCCGAACCGGCCATCTTCGACCGGCGGTTTTTTCTTGATAGGCAAAGGAAGCAGTTGGACGAATTCCTGATCGGGGCCACGCTCTGGAGTCGTTGTGGGCTTCCGGTCGGCTTGACCATGACAAAGCAGACTCCGGCAGAACTGCGCCTCTCAGAGACTGGTGGGGCCACTCGGGTGCAGCGCTTTGCTGGGGTCTTCGAGATCAACACCATTGGCAACAAACTGACTGTTATGGCGCCGGTCGACGCGGAGGGAGCGGCCGGGGCCTTGGGTGCCCTCGCCATGCCGCCCAAGGATGCCAACTGCGCCGGCGAGGCCCATGGGTTGGACTGGGCATTCAACACGATGATGGCTTCAAGCTCATTTCCGGTGGTGTTTGCGCCTCGACGTGTGTGTTACGAGGCCAGTGGACTCAACGCAGAAGGCGTCCAGAGAGATCTCTTCGCAGATGGGGGAGTGTTCGACAACAATCCGGCAGGTTTGGCCTTGGGTCTCGGTGACACGTACTCAAAAGCCCAATTTTCTCGGTTGCCGTTTGCCAGCCAGCAGGTGGTGAAAGAGCTCAAAGACGTCGATGTCTTCTACACCACTGCAACGAACCCAAGAGGGCCGCTTAGAGAGGCACGACGGTCCACGGCACCCCAGCAGGACGTGTTTGGCCTGGCCGGGACGTTGAGGCTGTTCTCGGGAGGCGTCTCCGCGGCGCGGGAGTACGAACTTCAGACCCTGATGCGTCAAGTTCAGCGTGACGAACGCCTGCTGAAGCTGCCGCGCACCGTCAGGTTCTTTCCTTCTTCACGAAGCGGCGAGATCGTGGGAGAAACGCTGGCGGGGTTCGGCGCGTTCCTTGGCCGCCCCTTTCGTGAATACGACTTCTATTCGGGCATTTATGATGGCCTGTATTTCATGGCGAAGTACGCCTGCGGAGAGGAGCCTGAGTGCGATCCGAAGGACGCTGTCAGAAATTGGATCTTCAGCGACCTGTTGAAACTCAGCGAAGACGCCCGCCTGGTCGTCGAGTGGCGGAAGGCACTCGAAGAGTCGCCGGGTGTCCCAATGCTGTATGAAGACTGGAAGGGCAGGCTCAAGACACCGGCTCAGAAGCTCCTCTTTGCGATTCACACCCAAATCTCGAACCTCGCCGCGCGGCGCGGTGTTCAGGACGCCCAGTCATGTTCGGGGCCTCGCGACATGATTGGCGGGATCCTCTGTGGCGGAGGCATGGACCGAATCCTGGGCGGCCTCGCGAACGACAAGCGCATCGAATCCGTTCTTGAGGACAAGAAGTCGGGGGTCGCGCCGGCGTTCGTCGAGTTGTTGAAAGCACCGCGGCGCACGGTGAATTCCCTGATCGAAGAGGCGATGGGCAGGCTGCACTATCAGGAGACGGAGCTGCGTCGTGAGCAGGCCGAGTACGGCTCGTGGGTGGAAGCAGCGCTGCTCGTTTATCGAGGGCAGTCCTATCGCTACCGCACAGGATTGAAATGGAACCCGTCGTCTGGTCACGTTGAGGGAGGCTCATTCCAGGGTTTTGCCGCCTCTGCCGCGAATATTGCGCTGCCCAATTACGTGACGGTGGGAATGTTCGGAGACAAGGAACGGCGCCCGCAGCTGACGTTCGGCTGGCGTCCCCTCGTATGGCGCCCCAGTGAGAAGTTCTACCTGGGAAGCGTGGTGGAGTTCGCCAATTTGGATGAGCGGACCCTGCAGTGGAGGCAGAATACGTATGGCTTCACGCTTGGCTCATATGCAGTCCCCCTACCTGTTGCCAAGTCCCTTGAACTTGGATGGTTGTCCACGAGGGTGGCTGGCGGTGACCGGGATCACTTTCTTAGCGCCACGTTCCGGATGCTGGCGGACAAGGTGCATGTCAATGTGAGGGTGAAAACGGCGCGCCCAGGTCGGGCCGTTTACGTTAATGCCGGTATCAGTGACGTCAACGGCCTCTTCTTCTGGTGGTTTCGCTGA
- a CDS encoding pyridoxal-phosphate dependent enzyme gives MWCGDEGRADSQRRPKSARASSRSQRGIVEGMVAERGAFWTNQFVNHDQASGYGPLADEVWAQTGGRVDAFVQAVGTGGSLRGTSTALRAHNPRLHVVAVEPAESAVMSGGAPGAHRIEGTGTGRLVPMWDPSLAHEIEAVSTDDAEAMARRLTREEAIFAGTSTGANVTAALRLAKRLGPSATIVTLACDHGLKYISTDLYR, from the coding sequence ATGTGGTGCGGCGACGAAGGTAGGGCCGACAGCCAACGGCGTCCTAAGTCAGCCCGCGCCTCTTCAAGATCGCAGAGGGGGATTGTGGAGGGGATGGTGGCCGAGCGCGGTGCGTTCTGGACCAATCAGTTTGTGAACCACGACCAGGCGAGTGGGTATGGGCCGTTGGCCGATGAGGTGTGGGCGCAGACGGGCGGCAGGGTGGATGCGTTCGTGCAGGCCGTGGGGACGGGCGGCTCGTTGCGAGGCACGTCCACGGCGCTGCGCGCGCACAATCCGCGCCTGCATGTGGTGGCGGTGGAGCCGGCCGAGTCTGCGGTGATGTCTGGCGGCGCGCCGGGCGCGCATCGCATCGAGGGCACCGGCACCGGTCGTCTGGTGCCGATGTGGGATCCGTCGCTGGCGCACGAGATTGAGGCCGTGTCTACAGACGACGCCGAAGCCATGGCCCGCCGCCTGACGCGGGAGGAAGCCATCTTCGCCGGCACTTCGACCGGCGCCAACGTGACGGCGGCGTTACGACTCGCGAAGCGCCTCGGCCCCAGCGCCACGATTGTGACCCTGGCGTGTGATCACGGGCTGAAGTACATCAGCACGGATTTGTATCGGTGA
- a CDS encoding Fic family protein codes for MGFEEVSSRRLLTNNHIIRIQGELEQNDAGFRRVPGTSHTPPQDAAEIVALMADLERFINNDVRYDADTLIKMALIHHQFESIHPFYDGNGRTGRIICVLYLVKEGLLDSPVLYMSRYIVRTKAEYYRLLQDARDKDAWEAWVIYMLTAVEQTARQGITVIDAIKGALLDVKHRVRRQYPRFYSQDLINNLFTHPYTKIEFVMNDLGVSRLTATRYLNALVEGGILTSRKVGRWKYFVNEPLCAILTGDALTTTR; via the coding sequence GTGGGCTTCGAGGAGGTCTCGAGCCGGCGACTATTGACCAACAACCACATCATCAGGATTCAGGGCGAGCTTGAACAGAACGATGCCGGATTCCGGCGTGTGCCTGGCACCTCCCACACGCCACCGCAAGACGCCGCGGAAATCGTTGCCCTGATGGCTGACCTTGAACGTTTCATCAATAACGACGTGCGCTACGACGCAGACACGTTGATCAAGATGGCGCTGATTCACCATCAGTTCGAGAGCATCCACCCGTTCTACGACGGAAACGGTAGGACCGGTCGAATCATCTGTGTGCTGTATCTCGTCAAAGAGGGGCTCCTCGATAGCCCCGTGCTTTACATGAGCCGTTACATCGTGCGGACGAAGGCCGAGTACTACCGGTTACTACAGGACGCGCGTGACAAGGACGCCTGGGAGGCGTGGGTGATTTACATGCTGACGGCAGTGGAGCAGACCGCGAGGCAGGGCATCACTGTGATCGACGCGATCAAAGGGGCGCTCCTCGACGTCAAGCACCGGGTGCGTCGGCAGTACCCGCGTTTCTACAGTCAGGACTTGATTAACAACCTCTTCACACATCCGTACACCAAGATCGAGTTTGTGATGAACGATCTGGGCGTCTCGAGGCTGACGGCCACGCGGTACCTGAACGCGCTGGTTGAGGGCGGCATCCTGACGTCGCGGAAGGTGGGCCGCTGGAAGTACTTCGTGAATGAACCGCTGTGCGCGATTCTCACCGGCGATGCGCTGACGACGACGCGGTAG
- a CDS encoding type II toxin-antitoxin system PemK/MazF family toxin translates to MKAYVPESGDLVWLAGHRPALVLSPRSYNAANGMAVICPVTSRIKGYPFEVALPTSGPVQGVVLADQIKNLDWRARNVSFIAASPDATMAEVRARLKPLLGLA, encoded by the coding sequence GTGAAGGCGTACGTGCCGGAGAGCGGCGACCTGGTGTGGCTTGCGGGACACCGGCCGGCGTTGGTCCTATCGCCCCGCTCTTATAACGCGGCAAACGGAATGGCTGTGATTTGCCCGGTGACGAGCCGAATCAAGGGCTACCCGTTCGAGGTTGCGTTGCCAACCTCCGGACCGGTGCAGGGCGTCGTCCTGGCCGACCAAATCAAGAATCTCGATTGGCGCGCACGGAACGTGTCCTTTATCGCCGCATCCCCGGATGCGACGATGGCAGAAGTTCGCGCACGGCTGAAACCCTTGCTGGGACTGGCCTGA
- a CDS encoding AbrB/MazE/SpoVT family DNA-binding domain-containing protein, whose protein sequence is MANTVSRWGNSLAVRIPKALAEQAGLVEGAAVEMTVADGAVVVRAQGPVYTLDELVKGITPKNRHKEVSTGAPQGREVW, encoded by the coding sequence ATGGCAAACACGGTATCCCGCTGGGGCAACAGTCTGGCCGTTCGAATTCCGAAGGCCCTCGCGGAACAGGCCGGTCTCGTGGAAGGCGCTGCCGTTGAGATGACGGTGGCTGACGGCGCGGTGGTGGTGCGCGCGCAGGGGCCGGTGTACACGCTCGACGAGCTTGTGAAGGGCATCACGCCGAAGAACCGACACAAGGAAGTCTCGACCGGCGCTCCGCAGGGGCGCGAAGTGTGGTGA